The sequence CCAGTTAAATACAGGAATAATTACGTATCGGTTTACCGGACGTACAATTGCATATCCCAAATCGATCTGGCGTTCCATGTCAAGCCCGAATTGTTTCAGGGTCTGGTAGTGGTTTGGACCGAAATAGAACTGCATACCGATTTTTTCGTTTTGAGTTCCGTTAAAAGGAACAGCAATATCAGCTCTGAAATTTCCTAAGTAATTCTGGTTGTTTTCGTAATCGTATTTTTCCTGACGAACCTGAGCATTCGAGAATGGTTCGTCACCAATTATAGTTGAATTAAAAAACAGCTGTTTAAAACCGATCCATTTAACTTTGGTAGACAGGTTTTCTTCGTCTGATTTGTTTTTGTCAAGATTATCCACTTCATCCTCAAAAAACTTATAGGTCATATAAGTATAGCGGTCTTCACCAAATCGAGAGTAGTGCTCCTGACGCGGAACATCGAAAGCCCAGCTAAAATTAAGGTATGATTGATTTCTTGAAATGTAGCTGTTCATGCCCTGCATATTCACATCAAAATCAACCATAAAAGAGTTGTAGCTCAAAGAGTATACATATTCGATGTAATTACCCGGTGCTACTTCTAATCGGAAAGAAACGGTTTCTTTTCCTCCCGGATTTTCTTTATTGAATTTAATTCTTCCCTCGTCGCCTTTTGGCACTTGAGGACCGTTTACTACAACATTTTTTGAACCACCTACTTGTTCAAAAAACAGATTATCAGTGGTTATACTTCTGTTCTGTGCAAAGAAATTTAAACCAAATTGTGTTTCAGGACCATCGAAAAGTATCAGTTGTGTTGAATCATATCTTTCATAATCTTTCAACTCAACCGAGTAAATCCGACCTCCTTTATTCGAGAAGGTGATTTTTACCTGGTTATTTTCAAGGGTTGTAAACTCTTCGGTACCAACAGATGCGGCACCAAAAACGCCAAGCTCTTCTGCTTTTTCCTTCATTATTTGATTTTGAACTGCAGTATCGGCTTCCATTGCCGCTTTTTGAGTTTCTTGCTGTTCCTGCATTTTCTGCAGCTCCAGCGCTTGTTGTGCTTCAACTTGAGCTATGGAATCGCGTCGTTGCTTTGCAGCTTCAACTTCTTCTTTTGATGGCTGGTTGATTAATGAAAATACAACCAGGATCACAAAAATCAAAACGATTCCAATAATCGACTTTTTATCCATTTTCTTTTATTCAGGTAATGAGTTCTTAATAAAATCAATAAACAACGGGTGTGGATTTAATACCGTACTTCTGTATTCCGGGTGGAACTGTACTCCCACAAACCATTTGTGTTCCGGTATTTCAACAATTTCAACAAGGTCGGTATCCGGATTAATTCCTGTTGGTACCATTCCGGCATCGATGTATTGTTGACGGTACGATTCGTTAAATTCATAACGATGACGGTGTCGTTCGTAAACTGTTAATTTATTGTAGGCGTTGCTTACGTTTGAGTTTTCATCAATAATACGACATTCATAAGCTCCCAAACGCATGGTTCCACCATAATTGGTAATGCCTTTTTGCTGTTCCATAAGGTCGATTACCGGATGTGGCGTTTTTGGATTCATTTCTGATGAGTCTGCATTTTCCAGATTCATTACATTTCGGGCAAACTCAATAACGGCAACCTGCATTCCCAAACATATTCCAAGAAAAGTTATATTATTCTCACGTGCATATTGCGCTGCCAGAATTTTTCCTTTCATCCCACGGTGTCCGAATCCCGGGGCTACAATCATACCATGCAGTCCTTTTAATTGCTCATCAATAGTCTCTGGAGTTATTTCTTCCGAATGAATCCAATTAATTTTGACTTTACATCTGTTTTCTGCCCCCGCATGTACCAATGCTTCTGCAATCGATTTGTAGGCATCGTGCAATTCCACGTATTTTCCAACCAATCCAATCTCAACAGTTTGTGTAGGATTTTTATGTCTTTGCAGAAAATCATTCCAGGCTGAAAGATCGATATCTTCATTAATGGTAAGTCCCAGTTTTTTGAGAACTGTTATGTCCAGCTTCTCTTCCAGCATTTTTAGCGGAACATCGTAAATCGTTGGCACATTAACTGATTGGATTACTGAATCCAGTCCAACATTACAGAAAAGTGCAACTTTCTGGCGAACCGATAATTCAATGTCGTGCTCAGTTCTCAACACTAAAATATCGGGCTGAACTCCTGTTTCCAGTAACATTTTCACTGAGTGCTGGGTAGGTTTTGTCTTTAATTCGCCGGTAGCCGAGAGGTATGGAACCAATGTAAGGTGAATTACCAACGACTTGCTTCCAAGTTCCCATTTTAACTGACGAACTGCCTCAATATAAGGAAGCGACTCAATATCACCAACCGTACCACCGATTTCGGTAATAACAATGTCGTATTTGCCTTTCGAGCCAAGAATTTTAATACGTCGTTTAATCTCATCGGTAATATGAGGAATAATCTGAACGGTTTTCCCCAGGTAATCACCACGGCGTTCTTTATCAATAACTGACTGGTAAATTCTACCAGTGGTAACATTGTTTGCTTGCGATGTAGGAGTATTCAGAAAACGCTCATAATGACCAAGATCAAGGTCAGTTTCAGCACCATCTTCGGTAACAAAACACTCGCCATGTTCATATGGATTGAGTGTTCCCGGATCGACATTAATATACGGATCGAGCTTTTGAATGGTAACGTTGTAACCACGCGATTGCAAAAGCCGGGCTAGCGACGAGGCTAAAATACCTTTTCCCAACGACGAAGTAACTCCACCGGTAACAAATATGTATCTAGTTTCAGGCACGGTAAATATCTTTTTATAATTAGAAGCCACAAAATTAATCAATTAATACGAACCGAAAACTAATGAACAGGCAATTTAAGCGATATAGTAAATAGTTAATAACAATAGGTACTTAACAACCCAATTTTATTTAACAATAATTAAGTCGATTTCCTGAGTATATTTCAAATTTCCTGATCAGTAAATCGAAATATCGAAAAACATCAATCGGCAAGAAATGAAAACCGATTAGTTCACAAAAGTGAATACATTTGTAAACAATTTCAACTGTACATTTGTAATCTTTGCGCGACACATAGTTTTGAAAAAGCGCAATAAGCCCTACACGTGAACACTTTAGGCGATTTTACATTTGTATATTTTGTGTAAAAAAAGGCCATTGGTCAATACCAACGGCCTTTATGCAAATAGAAAAACCTTATATAGCAAGAGTTTTTCTCAAATCGATAAACTATTGTAATCTTTTATTTCAACTCTTTTTTGAGTTGTTCTACCCAGTCTTCTACTCGTTGTTTTGTTTTACGAGCCTGATTTTCCTGGTCAATCGGCAATCCGATAAACTTGTCGCCTCGTTGTGCACGCGACGCTTCGAAGGTATATCCCTCAACAGAGGTTTGCCCCACGATAGTTGCTCCACACTCTTCAAGTATTTCTGCCAATAAACCTATGGCATCGCAAAAGTTCTCGGTGTATCCTTTCTGGTCTCCCAATCCGAAAATGGCAAACTTCTTCTTTTTAAGGTCCATTTCTTCCAGATCTGGCACAAATTCATCCCAGTAGTTAGGTAATTCGCCATCAAACCAGGTTGGTGCGCTGAGAATAAAATTGTCATATTTATTCAACACATCTTTGCTTAGCTCTTCAGCATTCACTGCTTCAATCTCTTTCTCGCCAAAAGCAGCAATCACTTTCTCCGCTACCTTTTTCGATTTTTGAGTATTGTAACTGTATATAATTGCGGTTTTACTCATTTTTCCGATTTTTAGTATTCAATTAATTCTTTTGCTGCTGTGTAAATAAGCTCTGTATTTGGTAAGATCGCTTTTTCAAGAATACGGTTGAACCCAACCGGTGTAAATGGCGAACCTACACGTTTAATAGGCGCATCAAGGTATTCAAAACCTTTTTCGTTGATTAGTGCACTTAACTCGCCACCAAAACCACCAAACACTTTGTCTTCATGAACAACCAATACTTTGTTGGTTTTCTTGATCGAGTTCAAAATGGTTTCTTCATCCAGCGGAATCAGCGAACGCAGATCGATAACCTCAACATTAGCCACACCTTCTTCTGCCAGTTTATTAGCAGCGTCAAGGCTTAAGTGAGTTGTATTTCCGTAGGTAAGAATCGTAAGATCGCTACCTTCTCTACGAACACGGGCTTTTCCGAACGGCACCTCAAAATCATCCGGTACTACTGTAGCAGCTTTCGGATCCTGGTAAAGTGCTTTTGGCTCCATAAACATGGTCAAACCTTCCGAACGTAATGAAGTACGCAACAATCCGGCTGCATCATCAGCAAACGACGGATAAACAATACGTACTCCGGGGATGGCAGCCAGCGAACCTTCAATGTTTTGCGAGTGGTACATTCCACCACCGATATAACCACCTGATGCCAGGCGAATAGTCACATTCGGTGAGAATTTACCATTCGATCGCCACAGGTCGTGACTGGTATCAACATACTGTTCCATTGCCGGCCAGAAATAGTCGGCAAACTCAGCTCCTTCAACTACAACACGTATTTTTTTATCGTATCGCGACATTCCGTTGGCTGTTCCAAGAATAAAATCCTCAGCAATCGGGCCGTTAAAAACACGTTTCTCGCCAAACTCGGCCTGCATACCTTTCGATACGTTGAAAATACCGCCTTTATCTTTGTTGGCCATATCCTGTCCCCAGATAAAAGTATCCGGATTATGACGGAACTCGGCTTTTAAAGTCTCGTTAAGTGCTGTAATAAATTTCCTCTTCTCTCCTTCTTCGTTATGCAAACCTTCAGGGTATTTCTCCGTAACGTAAGGATCAGAAAATACATGATCGTAAATCGATGCAGGATCCGGATCCGGAGCAGCCATAGCGGCTTTATGAGAAGCTTTAATTTCAGCTTTTACTTCAGCATCAATTTTATCCAACTCTTCCTCAGTGAAACGCTCGTAACGTAGTAACAATCTTCGGTATTTTGCCAGCGGATCGTATTCTACCACGTAGTTTCTTTCAGCATCTGAACGATAAAGCAAATGGTCATCAGAGTTGGAGTGCGATCCCATACGCACACAGTTAGCCTGCAGTAATACAGGTTTGCTTTCTTCGATGGCGTAACGTTTGGCTTCTGCCATGGCGTTCATCGAATCAAAAACATCTTTACCGTTACAGTGTATAATGCGCAGGTTTTTAAATCCTGTAAAGTTATTGGCCACTTTTCGTTGTGCAGTCTGATCTTTTTTAGGTACCGAAATACCATAACCATTATCCTGAACCACAAAAATTACAGGCAATTCTTCTTTATCGGCACCTGTAATAGCTTCGTAAACGTAACCTTCACTAACCGAAGATTCACCTTGGCTACTAATTGAAACTGCTTTTTCGCCATAGTATTTAATAGCGCGTCCGGTTCCAACAGCGTGCAAGGTGTGGTTTCCTGTCGCCGACGAAACACTGTGCATGTTCCACTCGGGTTTTGCCAGGTGATTCGACATATGACGACCACCACTCGATGGGTCGGTTGCTTTAGAAATACCGTTTAATATGATCTCTTCTGATGTCATTCCGCCCGCAAGAGCAGTTAACATATCGCGATAATACATATATAAGTGGTCTTTCTTTTGTTCAAAATTCTGTCCGATAGCCAGCTGAATTCCATCATGACCGGCATAAGGAGCATGGTACGACCAACCAATAGCCTGTTTCAGATAGTTGGGTGCTTTTTCGTCGAGGGCGCGGCCAACTTTCATTAACCGGTACCAACTTTCTAAAGTCTCCTTCGGAGTTTTCTTAATTGTATATTGCTTTGGTACTTTTAAATCCTTCATAATAAATTATATTGCGCGGTTTATATCAAATTGTTCCAGATGATCAGCAATGCGACGCAGGAAAGCTCCTCCCAGTGCACCATCAACAATACGATGGTCGTACGATAACGACAGGTACATTTTGTGACGGATTGCAATTACATCGCCGCTTGGAGTCTCCAAAACAGCTGGTTTTTTCTCAATAATTCCTGTTGCCAGAATAGCAACTTGCGGTTGGTTGATAATTGGTGTTCCGATAATATTTCCGAACGATCCGAAATTGGTAATGGTAAATGTTCCACCCTGAATTTCGGCCGGATCGAGTTTATTATTACGTGCTGCATCAGCCAGTCGGTTAAGTTCTTTTGTTAAACCAACCAGGTTGCGCTGTTCTGCATTTTTAATAACCGGAACGATAAGGTTTCCATCGGGTTTAGCAACAGCAATTCCAACGTTTACATCTTTCTTCAGGATGATCTTGTCACCGTCAACTGATGAATTTACCATTGGGAATTCGGCCAGAGCAGCAGCAACTGCCTCTGTAAATATTGGCATAAACGTAATTTTATCGCCATATTTTTTCTGGAACGCCTCTTTGTTTTTATTTCTCCACATTACCAGTTCGGTAACATCAGCTTCAACCACTGAAGTTACGTGTGGCGAAACTTGTTTCGACATCACCATGTGGTCAGCGATCAGCTTTCTCACACGATCCATCTCAACAACGGTATCGCCGGCTCCTACTGAAACCGGAGGTGCAACTTTCTTCTCAACAACCGGTGCTGCCGGAGCTGCTGGTTTGCTTTCTGTCTTAGTTGCCGGCTGGGCTGTAGAACTGCCTCTGTTTTCCAGGTAAGCCATAATGTCTTTTTTCTGAACCCGGCCTCCAACACCCGATCCTTCAATACTTTCCAACTCGTCAAACGAAACATTTTCTTCTTTAGCAATGGTTTTTACTAAAGGAGAATAGAAACGGTTTGAAAGTTTTCTACTGTCATCAACCGAAGCATCAGTCGTTTCTGCTTTTGCAGGTGCCTCGTCAGTTGTAGTCTCTGGTTCTGCTTTGCTTTCGGTCGTCTCTGGTTCTGTTTCTTCAACCTCACCATCGAGACTTACAACAGCCAGAACTTCACCAACTGCAACCAGACTATCTTCCGGATAATTAATTTTTGTGATTACGCCATCAACCGGCGACGGGATCTCTGAATCTACCTTGTCGGTAGCAACTTCGAAGAGCATATCATCCTCTTCAATAGTATCTCCCTCTTTTACGAACCATTTAGTAATGGTGCCTTCCTGGATACTTTCGCCCAGTTTAGGCATAACGATATTAAAACTTGCCATAATAAATACTTTAAATCTTTGTTTTGCTATTTGCACTTAATACAACAGAACTAAAATTGAAATGTTCAGATTGCAATTTTAATTTTGTGCAAAAATAGAGTTAAATGTATTTTAACGACGAAAAACGGGGAAAATCGTACTAAAAAGTATTTATCTCAGATAGATTTTATCGAATGACAAAAGTTATATACAGAAATGTACAATTACAAATGTATACTACACTTGTAAAGCGCCGATTAATTCACTAGCCGACTGCATATTATG comes from uncultured Draconibacterium sp. and encodes:
- the yidC gene encoding membrane protein insertase YidC; protein product: MDKKSIIGIVLIFVILVVFSLINQPSKEEVEAAKQRRDSIAQVEAQQALELQKMQEQQETQKAAMEADTAVQNQIMKEKAEELGVFGAASVGTEEFTTLENNQVKITFSNKGGRIYSVELKDYERYDSTQLILFDGPETQFGLNFFAQNRSITTDNLFFEQVGGSKNVVVNGPQVPKGDEGRIKFNKENPGGKETVSFRLEVAPGNYIEYVYSLSYNSFMVDFDVNMQGMNSYISRNQSYLNFSWAFDVPRQEHYSRFGEDRYTYMTYKFFEDEVDNLDKNKSDEENLSTKVKWIGFKQLFFNSTIIGDEPFSNAQVRQEKYDYENNQNYLGNFRADIAVPFNGTQNEKIGMQFYFGPNHYQTLKQFGLDMERQIDLGYAIVRPVNRYVIIPVFNWLRRSIDNFGIIILLLTLMIKVVLFPFTYKSYMSQAKMRALKPEVDEINAKFPGQEKAMEKQQATMALYRKAGVNPMGGCLPMVLQMPILFAMFFFFPTSIELRGESFLWANDLSTYDSILSWDFTIPLIGNLMGNHLSLFTILMTITTVISTKLSQSATTSQGMPGMKTMMYMMPLMFFFLLNSYPSGLSYYYFLANLITIGQTYLIRSFVDDEKIRAQLQANKKKPGKKPSNFQKRLEEMAKQRGVQTPKRK
- a CDS encoding CTP synthase; its protein translation is MPETRYIFVTGGVTSSLGKGILASSLARLLQSRGYNVTIQKLDPYINVDPGTLNPYEHGECFVTEDGAETDLDLGHYERFLNTPTSQANNVTTGRIYQSVIDKERRGDYLGKTVQIIPHITDEIKRRIKILGSKGKYDIVITEIGGTVGDIESLPYIEAVRQLKWELGSKSLVIHLTLVPYLSATGELKTKPTQHSVKMLLETGVQPDILVLRTEHDIELSVRQKVALFCNVGLDSVIQSVNVPTIYDVPLKMLEEKLDITVLKKLGLTINEDIDLSAWNDFLQRHKNPTQTVEIGLVGKYVELHDAYKSIAEALVHAGAENRCKVKINWIHSEEITPETIDEQLKGLHGMIVAPGFGHRGMKGKILAAQYARENNITFLGICLGMQVAVIEFARNVMNLENADSSEMNPKTPHPVIDLMEQQKGITNYGGTMRLGAYECRIIDENSNVSNAYNKLTVYERHRHRYEFNESYRQQYIDAGMVPTGINPDTDLVEIVEIPEHKWFVGVQFHPEYRSTVLNPHPLFIDFIKNSLPE
- a CDS encoding flavodoxin produces the protein MSKTAIIYSYNTQKSKKVAEKVIAAFGEKEIEAVNAEELSKDVLNKYDNFILSAPTWFDGELPNYWDEFVPDLEEMDLKKKKFAIFGLGDQKGYTENFCDAIGLLAEILEECGATIVGQTSVEGYTFEASRAQRGDKFIGLPIDQENQARKTKQRVEDWVEQLKKELK
- a CDS encoding thiamine pyrophosphate-dependent enzyme, whose amino-acid sequence is MKDLKVPKQYTIKKTPKETLESWYRLMKVGRALDEKAPNYLKQAIGWSYHAPYAGHDGIQLAIGQNFEQKKDHLYMYYRDMLTALAGGMTSEEIILNGISKATDPSSGGRHMSNHLAKPEWNMHSVSSATGNHTLHAVGTGRAIKYYGEKAVSISSQGESSVSEGYVYEAITGADKEELPVIFVVQDNGYGISVPKKDQTAQRKVANNFTGFKNLRIIHCNGKDVFDSMNAMAEAKRYAIEESKPVLLQANCVRMGSHSNSDDHLLYRSDAERNYVVEYDPLAKYRRLLLRYERFTEEELDKIDAEVKAEIKASHKAAMAAPDPDPASIYDHVFSDPYVTEKYPEGLHNEEGEKRKFITALNETLKAEFRHNPDTFIWGQDMANKDKGGIFNVSKGMQAEFGEKRVFNGPIAEDFILGTANGMSRYDKKIRVVVEGAEFADYFWPAMEQYVDTSHDLWRSNGKFSPNVTIRLASGGYIGGGMYHSQNIEGSLAAIPGVRIVYPSFADDAAGLLRTSLRSEGLTMFMEPKALYQDPKAATVVPDDFEVPFGKARVRREGSDLTILTYGNTTHLSLDAANKLAEEGVANVEVIDLRSLIPLDEETILNSIKKTNKVLVVHEDKVFGGFGGELSALINEKGFEYLDAPIKRVGSPFTPVGFNRILEKAILPNTELIYTAAKELIEY
- a CDS encoding dihydrolipoamide acetyltransferase family protein, which gives rise to MASFNIVMPKLGESIQEGTITKWFVKEGDTIEEDDMLFEVATDKVDSEIPSPVDGVITKINYPEDSLVAVGEVLAVVSLDGEVEETEPETTESKAEPETTTDEAPAKAETTDASVDDSRKLSNRFYSPLVKTIAKEENVSFDELESIEGSGVGGRVQKKDIMAYLENRGSSTAQPATKTESKPAAPAAPVVEKKVAPPVSVGAGDTVVEMDRVRKLIADHMVMSKQVSPHVTSVVEADVTELVMWRNKNKEAFQKKYGDKITFMPIFTEAVAAALAEFPMVNSSVDGDKIILKKDVNVGIAVAKPDGNLIVPVIKNAEQRNLVGLTKELNRLADAARNNKLDPAEIQGGTFTITNFGSFGNIIGTPIINQPQVAILATGIIEKKPAVLETPSGDVIAIRHKMYLSLSYDHRIVDGALGGAFLRRIADHLEQFDINRAI